ACCAGGAAGCAGAGGAAAAAACCCGGGTGGCATTCCAGAGAATACAGAAAAAGACCCTGGAGAACCTGTTGAAGCGGATGGCGCCGGAATGATACAACGAATGCTTAGATGAAAAGAGGCCAAAAAACGGTGAAAAAGAGTTTTTCCAGAAAAAACCATGGGGTATGGCGATCAGAAAGCAATGAAAGCCGGTTTGGGATGGAACATCCAGTCCGATGAAGCCCAGGCTTTGAGCGAAGCGTTATTCCAGGCTACCAAAATGAGTGGCGAACCCCGGATGGTGTTCCTCTTCGGTACACGGGAGTACAACCCCTCCATAATCCAGGAAGCTCTGCGGGAACTCACCCCTCAGGCGAAGGTTTTGGGGTGTTTGAGTGAGGGAGTTATTGCCGAAGGTGAGTGTTTTCACCAGGGAGTCGTGGTCCTCACCCTGAGTGGGGATGATTTTGCCGTGGACACCTTGACTTCCCCGAAAGAGTTAAGGGACCCATACCTCATGGGAAAAGACCTGGGGAAACGGGTTCTGGAGGCGGGATTCACCGCAGGAACCCTTTGGATTCTGGTTAACCCCGATCTGGAAGTACCGCTTCTTCTGCAGGGAATGTATGCCCTCCTGGGACCTCGGTTTGTCTATCTGGGAGGAGGAACCAACTCCCGGCCGTGGACTGAAAAGAAGGGGAATGGAGGTCTGGTGAGTCTGGCGGTTTTGCAGGGCATCGACATCCATTCTGCAGCCAACCATGGGTGGATTCCCACCCGGGAACTTCTTTTGGTTACCAAAACCAAGGGGCAGGAAGTGATGGAAATCGACGGGATTTTACCTCTGGAAGCGTACCAAAAAAGAATCAGGGATTTTACCCGGGAGGATTTCCCCCGAATGGGAGCTATGTACCCCCTGGGATTTCCCAATGTGTGTGGAAAATTCCTCATCCGAGATCCGGTTGCGTTGACCCCTGAGGGAGGGATGAAGTTTGTCGGTAGCCGCATTCCCCAGGGAGCAGTGGGGTACATCATGCAGGGGGAGAAAGAAAAGATTCTGGCTGCGGCCGAACAGGTCGCTCAAAAAGCCATCTCCGAAATCAGGGAACCGGTCTTCGCCCTGCTTTTCGACTGCGTGAGCCGTCCACTTTTTTTAGCGCATGACTTTCCCCGGGAACTGGCTCTGGTGAAGGAGAAACTCGGCGATACCCCCCTGTGCGGATTTTTGAGTTACGGTGAAATCCATTCCTATGGACGGGCGCCGGTATTTTTAAATAAAAGCGTGGTGGTGGCCGTCGGAGGGAAAGGAATCCAGAAGACTGGCGACCTCATCCAGCCCCGTTTATGTCCAATTGAAGCAGAACTGGCCATCCTCCACGAGATTTCAGCCCTTTCCCTTTCCAGCTCACCGAGAGAATTCTTTGTGGAACTGGTGGAACGGGCAGTGCGTCTTTTAGGAGTACAGCGAATGGGTTTACGCCAGATGGTCAATGGCCAACCGGAGCTTCTGGCTTCCTGGGGATTTCCCAATAGCGAAGATTTAGAAAGGGAAATCTGGAAAAAAGACTCCCGCCATTTCGTTTTTCATTTCAGAGAGGGAGCACTCCTTTTTTTGGAGGCTCCCTGGGAACTTTCCCCCCGTGAAGAACGCCTATATACCATCTTTGCCCGGAGGGTGGAAGAAATCCTCCGTGAAGCGCAGAAAGCCGAAGAAAACGTTCAGCGGATGCAGGAACTGGAACACCTCTCCCTCAGTGACGAACTCACCGGCCTTTATAATCGAAGAGGCTTCTTTGCCCTGGCTGAGCACCAACTCCTGGTAGCCCGGCGCAGTGGCAAGAGGGTGGGGATTTTCATGATGGACCTTGATGACTTCAAGTGGATTAATGACTCCTTTGGACACGCCATAGGAGACCTGGTGTTGTC
This region of Atribacterota bacterium genomic DNA includes:
- a CDS encoding GGDEF domain-containing protein, whose product is MKAGLGWNIQSDEAQALSEALFQATKMSGEPRMVFLFGTREYNPSIIQEALRELTPQAKVLGCLSEGVIAEGECFHQGVVVLTLSGDDFAVDTLTSPKELRDPYLMGKDLGKRVLEAGFTAGTLWILVNPDLEVPLLLQGMYALLGPRFVYLGGGTNSRPWTEKKGNGGLVSLAVLQGIDIHSAANHGWIPTRELLLVTKTKGQEVMEIDGILPLEAYQKRIRDFTREDFPRMGAMYPLGFPNVCGKFLIRDPVALTPEGGMKFVGSRIPQGAVGYIMQGEKEKILAAAEQVAQKAISEIREPVFALLFDCVSRPLFLAHDFPRELALVKEKLGDTPLCGFLSYGEIHSYGRAPVFLNKSVVVAVGGKGIQKTGDLIQPRLCPIEAELAILHEISALSLSSSPREFFVELVERAVRLLGVQRMGLRQMVNGQPELLASWGFPNSEDLEREIWKKDSRHFVFHFREGALLFLEAPWELSPREERLYTIFARRVEEILREAQKAEENVQRMQELEHLSLSDELTGLYNRRGFFALAEHQLLVARRSGKRVGIFMMDLDDFKWINDSFGHAIGDLVLSEFGRMLQEAFRKSDILARIGGDEFAVFVLDIDETKMEKMLSRLRALVTNWNASNQYPYSLDFSAGWVIVPPSQAREVRALLHEADQEMYREKYRKKASNPPF